The following proteins are co-located in the Sphingomonas panacis genome:
- the dinB gene encoding DNA polymerase IV yields the protein MRYPARMDVRKILHIDMDAFYASVEQRDDPALRGKPVAVGSASARGVVAAASYEARTFGVKSALPSVTALRRCPDLVFVRPRFDVYKSVSRQIHAIFAEFTPVIQPLSLDEAYLDVTANLRNLPTAWATAKAIRARILEETGLTASAGISYNKFLAKLASDHRKPNGQFAVTPDMGAAWVETLPVSRFHGVGPVTARKMASLGIKTGADLRAKSRAFLAEHFGSAADWYYAIARGIDDRPVNPDRIRKSSGSETTFRSDLTEPADIEAGVLEMAEDVWRWCDGAQAFGRTVTVKVKYQDFQQITRSRSATRPIRTRADLHEASLALIRSVLPTPKGIRLVGVTVSNFDGTDAEALPLFDALLSQT from the coding sequence ATGCGCTATCCTGCCCGCATGGACGTGCGCAAAATCCTCCATATCGACATGGACGCCTTCTACGCGTCGGTCGAGCAGCGCGACGATCCGGCGCTTCGGGGCAAGCCCGTCGCGGTCGGCTCTGCCTCGGCGCGGGGTGTGGTGGCGGCGGCGAGCTATGAGGCGCGCACGTTCGGGGTGAAATCCGCGCTGCCCTCGGTCACGGCGCTGCGGCGCTGCCCCGATCTGGTGTTCGTGCGGCCGCGCTTCGACGTGTACAAATCGGTCTCGCGCCAGATTCACGCGATCTTCGCCGAGTTCACGCCCGTCATCCAGCCGCTGTCGCTCGACGAGGCGTATCTCGACGTCACCGCCAACTTACGCAACCTGCCGACCGCCTGGGCGACCGCCAAGGCGATCCGCGCGCGCATCCTTGAGGAAACCGGGCTGACCGCGTCGGCGGGGATCTCGTACAACAAGTTCCTCGCCAAGCTCGCCTCGGACCATCGCAAACCCAACGGCCAGTTCGCGGTGACGCCCGACATGGGCGCGGCCTGGGTCGAGACGCTGCCGGTGTCGCGCTTCCACGGCGTCGGCCCCGTCACCGCGCGCAAGATGGCGTCGCTCGGCATCAAGACCGGCGCCGATCTGCGCGCCAAGTCGCGCGCGTTCCTCGCCGAGCACTTCGGCAGCGCGGCGGACTGGTATTACGCCATCGCGCGCGGGATCGACGACCGTCCGGTCAACCCCGATCGCATCCGCAAATCCTCCGGCTCGGAGACCACCTTCCGCAGCGACCTCACCGAACCCGCCGACATCGAAGCCGGCGTACTGGAGATGGCGGAGGACGTGTGGCGCTGGTGCGACGGGGCGCAGGCGTTCGGCCGCACGGTAACGGTGAAGGTCAAATATCAGGATTTTCAGCAGATTACTCGCAGCCGCAGTGCCACCCGCCCGATCCGCACCCGCGCCGACCTGCACGAAGCGAGCCTCGCGCTGATCCGGTCGGTGCTGCCGACGCCGAAGGGGATACGGCTGGTCGGCGTGACGGTTTCGAACTTCGACGGCACCGACGCGGAAGCGTTGCCGCTGTTCGACGCTTTGCTCAGCCAGACCTAG
- a CDS encoding aminotransferase class V-fold PLP-dependent enzyme, with the protein MNKRDFLKTAGAVSLAALLDSPGFAARSPAELAQDEAFWAEIRTHFPTDNRFINLENGFYCFQPKDVFDAFVANAGAINGEASHYMRTKLDTDVVKMRTAVAALAGVPVEELVITRNTTESLDTIINGIPWQAGDQAVMATQDYGSMMDMFALQARRHGIVNHIVQLPLDPASDAEIIAIYRKAITPKTKLLMVSHIVGGTGQVLPVAAICDMAHGLGVPVMVDGAHSFAHLDFKIPDLHCDYFGTSLHKWLSAPLGLGMLWVKRARIPGLWQMFGDAGMPDDDIRKLNHRGTHPIHSDLTLPRAIAFHQAIGSERKMARLRFLQHSWTNRARAIPGVYLNTPHAPERTCAIANVGVRGVAPAALAEMLLKDHNIYTVAIDRGEVQGVRVTPQIYTAPAELDALVVALTKIAGRA; encoded by the coding sequence ATGAACAAGCGTGATTTCCTGAAGACCGCGGGCGCGGTGTCGCTCGCCGCCCTGCTCGACTCGCCCGGCTTCGCCGCCCGTTCGCCCGCCGAACTCGCACAGGACGAGGCCTTCTGGGCCGAGATCCGCACGCACTTCCCGACCGACAACCGCTTCATCAATCTCGAAAACGGCTTCTACTGCTTCCAGCCCAAGGACGTGTTCGACGCGTTCGTCGCCAATGCCGGCGCGATCAACGGCGAGGCGTCGCATTACATGCGCACCAAGCTCGACACCGACGTGGTGAAGATGCGCACCGCCGTCGCCGCGCTAGCCGGCGTGCCGGTCGAGGAACTCGTCATCACGCGCAACACCACCGAATCGCTCGATACGATTATCAACGGCATCCCGTGGCAGGCCGGTGACCAAGCGGTGATGGCGACTCAGGATTACGGCTCGATGATGGATATGTTCGCGCTACAGGCGCGGCGCCACGGCATCGTCAACCACATCGTGCAACTGCCGCTCGATCCGGCGAGCGACGCCGAGATCATCGCGATCTACCGCAAGGCGATCACACCCAAGACCAAATTGCTGATGGTCTCGCACATCGTCGGCGGCACCGGGCAGGTGCTGCCCGTCGCGGCGATCTGCGACATGGCGCACGGCCTCGGCGTGCCGGTGATGGTCGATGGCGCGCACAGCTTCGCGCATCTCGACTTCAAAATTCCCGATCTGCACTGCGATTATTTCGGCACCTCGCTGCACAAATGGCTGTCGGCACCGCTTGGGCTGGGCATGCTGTGGGTCAAGCGCGCGCGCATTCCCGGACTGTGGCAGATGTTCGGCGATGCTGGCATGCCGGACGACGACATCCGCAAGCTCAACCACCGGGGCACGCACCCGATCCACAGCGACCTGACGCTGCCGCGCGCGATCGCCTTCCATCAGGCGATCGGCTCCGAACGCAAGATGGCGCGGCTGCGCTTCCTCCAGCATAGCTGGACCAACCGCGCGCGCGCGATCCCGGGCGTGTACCTCAACACACCCCACGCGCCCGAGCGGACCTGTGCGATCGCCAACGTCGGGGTGCGCGGGGTCGCGCCGGCGGCGCTGGCGGAAATGCTGCTGAAGGACCATAACATCTACACCGTCGCGATCGATCGCGGCGAGGTTCAGGGCGTGCGGGTGACGCCGCAAATCTATACCGCGCCAGCGGAACTGGATGCGCTGGTGGTGGCGTTGACCAAGATCGCCGGGCGGGCCTGA
- a CDS encoding peptidylprolyl isomerase produces the protein MLIAAAPAEPPVVRVRLDTTAGPITLAIDYRHAPKTAVNFLQYVDDGRLDGTSFYRASRKAGHPDLGFVQGGIGTDARRKLDMLPLEPTSQTGLRHVSGAISMARYANPASGSANFSLLVGPSPNLDAKPGSPGYAVFGHVLSGMEVVKRMLAMPTAPGGDEDMKDQMLVRPVTIVHAVRLDGTAKPTGRPKVWLMFKGL, from the coding sequence ATGTTGATTGCGGCCGCGCCCGCCGAGCCGCCGGTGGTGCGGGTGCGGCTCGATACCACCGCCGGCCCGATCACGCTGGCGATCGATTACCGTCATGCGCCCAAGACGGCGGTCAATTTCCTGCAATATGTTGACGACGGTCGGCTCGACGGCACCAGCTTCTACCGCGCCTCGCGCAAGGCCGGGCACCCCGACCTCGGCTTCGTGCAGGGTGGGATCGGCACCGATGCGCGGCGCAAGCTCGACATGCTGCCGCTGGAACCGACCAGCCAGACCGGGCTGCGCCATGTCAGCGGTGCGATCTCGATGGCGCGCTATGCCAATCCGGCGTCGGGCTCGGCCAACTTCTCGCTGCTGGTCGGCCCGAGCCCCAATCTCGATGCCAAGCCGGGATCGCCGGGCTACGCGGTGTTCGGCCATGTCCTGAGCGGGATGGAGGTGGTGAAACGCATGCTCGCGATGCCGACCGCGCCGGGTGGTGACGAGGATATGAAGGACCAGATGCTCGTTCGTCCGGTTACGATCGTTCATGCGGTACGGCTGGACGGCACCGCGAAGCCGACCGGACGACCGAAGGTGTGGCTGATGTTCAAGGGGCTTTGA
- a CDS encoding aminotransferase class I/II-fold pyridoxal phosphate-dependent enzyme has translation MTATIDPFHAIAISRAAHQLAAEGRSVIHMEFGQPSTGAPAAAIAEAHRILDSDGMGYWESSPLKSRIARHYADSYGVSVDPEQVILTCGASPAFVLALSCLFAPGDRVAFARPGYVSYRNTVKALFLEPVEIGCGEAERFQITAAAIEALDPAPQGLILASPANPTGTIIAPDELAAIVAVCRRRGIRIISDEIYHGLSYGEAARSVLQDAPEALIVNSFSKYFSMAGWRLGWLVVPPALIDAARARMGNLFLTPPSLAQHAGLVAFDCRDELEGHIRTYATNRALLLDALPALGLRRIAPPDGAFYIYADIGHLTDDSMAFCMELLMDTGVTTAPGIDFDPVDGHRFMRFSFAVSTDRIEEALRRMTPWFAARLPLPRSS, from the coding sequence ATGACCGCAACGATCGACCCGTTCCACGCCATCGCCATCAGCCGCGCCGCGCACCAATTGGCCGCCGAGGGGCGCTCGGTGATCCACATGGAGTTCGGCCAGCCTTCGACCGGCGCGCCGGCTGCGGCGATCGCCGAGGCGCACCGCATCCTCGACAGCGACGGCATGGGGTATTGGGAGAGCAGCCCGCTCAAAAGCCGGATCGCGCGGCATTATGCGGACAGCTACGGCGTGTCGGTCGATCCCGAGCAAGTGATCCTCACCTGCGGCGCCTCCCCCGCCTTCGTGCTCGCGCTTTCCTGCCTGTTCGCGCCGGGCGACCGGGTGGCGTTCGCGCGGCCGGGCTATGTCTCGTACCGCAACACGGTAAAGGCGCTGTTCCTCGAACCCGTCGAGATCGGCTGTGGCGAGGCCGAGCGCTTCCAGATCACCGCCGCGGCGATCGAAGCGCTCGATCCCGCGCCGCAAGGGCTGATTCTCGCCAGCCCCGCCAACCCGACCGGCACGATCATCGCGCCGGACGAACTGGCCGCGATCGTGGCGGTATGCCGTCGGCGCGGCATCCGCATCATCTCGGACGAAATCTATCACGGCCTCAGCTACGGCGAGGCCGCGCGATCGGTGTTGCAGGACGCGCCGGAGGCGCTGATCGTCAACAGCTTCTCCAAATATTTCAGCATGGCCGGTTGGCGGCTCGGCTGGCTGGTGGTGCCGCCCGCGCTGATCGACGCGGCGCGCGCGCGGATGGGGAACCTGTTCCTGACGCCGCCCTCGCTCGCCCAGCATGCCGGGCTGGTCGCGTTCGACTGCCGCGACGAACTGGAAGGGCATATCCGCACCTATGCGACCAACCGCGCGCTATTGCTCGATGCGCTGCCAGCCCTCGGCCTGCGCCGAATCGCCCCGCCCGACGGGGCGTTCTACATCTACGCCGATATCGGTCATCTGACCGACGACAGCATGGCGTTCTGCATGGAGCTGCTGATGGACACCGGCGTCACCACCGCGCCGGGGATCGACTTCGATCCTGTCGACGGCCACCGCTTCATGCGCTTCAGCTTCGCCGTCTCGACCGACCGTATCGAAGAGGCGCTGCGGCGGATGACGCCGTGGTTCGCGGCGCGGTTGCCTCTACCCCGTTCGTCCTGA
- a CDS encoding catalase family protein, with amino-acid sequence MTRFVPFDPSVETFSSDEADAIASLKTSFKQILETTSKDYGHAVRGVHAKGHGIIKGEVSVLPGLPPELAQGLFAQPGSYEAVLRLSTSPGDILDDAVSSPRGAALKVLGVAGERLPGEHGGEQDFVLVNGPVFGAPTPAAFAKNLKLLAATTDRAEGAKVALSTTLRVVEGALEALGGKSALISLLGGAPEVHPLGETYYSQTAYRYGAHIAKISLAPVSPGLTERTGDLVDVHNRPDALREDVADVMIEHGGIWELRVQLCVDLETMPVEDPTVLWDEKASPFVTVATFTAAPQTSWRNGVSQSEEDLLSYSPWHGLAAHQPLGAINRARREVYEYSADFRARVNQCPVHAIKMLEDLSD; translated from the coding sequence GTGACCAGATTCGTCCCCTTCGATCCGTCGGTCGAGACCTTCTCATCGGATGAAGCCGACGCAATCGCCTCGCTCAAGACGAGCTTCAAGCAAATCCTCGAAACGACGTCGAAGGACTACGGCCATGCCGTGCGCGGTGTGCATGCCAAAGGGCACGGCATCATCAAGGGCGAAGTCTCGGTCCTGCCCGGCCTGCCACCCGAACTCGCACAAGGGCTGTTCGCGCAGCCGGGCAGCTATGAAGCGGTCCTGCGCCTGTCGACGTCGCCGGGCGACATCCTCGACGATGCGGTGAGTTCGCCCCGCGGCGCCGCGCTGAAAGTGCTCGGTGTGGCGGGCGAACGCTTGCCCGGCGAGCATGGGGGCGAGCAGGATTTCGTTCTGGTCAACGGTCCCGTGTTCGGCGCGCCGACCCCCGCCGCGTTCGCCAAGAACCTGAAATTGCTCGCCGCGACGACCGACCGTGCCGAAGGCGCCAAAGTCGCGCTATCGACGACATTGCGAGTCGTCGAGGGTGCGCTGGAGGCGCTCGGCGGCAAGTCCGCGCTGATTTCGCTGCTCGGCGGCGCGCCGGAAGTGCATCCGCTCGGCGAAACCTATTATTCGCAAACCGCCTATCGCTACGGCGCCCATATCGCGAAAATCTCGCTCGCGCCGGTCTCGCCCGGTCTTACCGAGCGCACCGGCGATCTTGTCGACGTCCACAATCGCCCGGACGCGTTGCGCGAGGATGTCGCCGATGTGATGATCGAACACGGCGGCATCTGGGAATTGCGCGTGCAATTGTGCGTCGATCTGGAGACGATGCCGGTCGAAGACCCGACCGTCTTGTGGGACGAAAAAGCCAGCCCGTTCGTCACCGTCGCCACCTTCACCGCCGCGCCGCAGACATCGTGGCGCAACGGGGTCAGCCAGTCGGAGGAGGATCTTCTCTCGTACAGCCCGTGGCACGGCCTCGCCGCGCATCAGCCGCTCGGCGCGATCAACCGCGCCCGCCGCGAGGTGTACGAGTATTCGGCGGACTTCCGCGCGCGCGTCAATCAATGCCCGGTTCACGCGATCAAGATGCTGGAAGACCTGTCCGACTGA
- a CDS encoding flavin monoamine oxidase family protein, which yields MDHDVAIIGAGSAGIAAARSLVEAGKSVLMLEASDRVGGRGWTVGVAGMPLDLGCGWLHSAERNPLVAEGEAANFTIHRGPSAWQEQWRGLGFNADEQARAHDAWAALDDRFHRAPPPSDRASDALEPGAEWNAFCRALSGYMSGADLDRLSITDFLAYDDAATETNWRVREGYGALLAARLPQVELRLATPVRRVALSDRGVRIETDRGTVTAGAAIVTASTNVLASGTIVFDADATDHLHAASQLPLGLADKLFFELVGDHDFETETHLIGNPRDANTGSYYIRGLGRPVIEAFFGGPGAELLERGGIVEAFKIASDELAALLGSDVRRHLRPIAASAWCRTAWINGSYSHALPGQAHARATLARPIGDRIVFAGEATHVTDFSTAHGAWESGVRAAREVLARRDI from the coding sequence ATGGATCATGACGTCGCCATTATCGGGGCCGGCTCCGCCGGTATCGCGGCGGCGCGCAGTCTGGTCGAGGCCGGCAAGTCGGTGCTGATGCTGGAGGCGAGCGACCGCGTCGGCGGGCGCGGCTGGACGGTCGGCGTGGCGGGAATGCCGCTCGATCTCGGCTGCGGCTGGCTGCATTCGGCGGAACGCAACCCGCTCGTTGCAGAGGGTGAGGCCGCGAACTTCACCATCCATCGCGGCCCATCGGCGTGGCAGGAACAATGGCGCGGACTTGGCTTCAACGCGGACGAGCAGGCTCGGGCCCACGATGCCTGGGCTGCGCTGGACGACCGATTCCATCGCGCGCCGCCTCCAAGCGATCGCGCTTCGGATGCGCTGGAACCGGGCGCGGAGTGGAACGCCTTCTGCCGCGCGCTGAGCGGCTATATGAGCGGCGCCGATCTCGACCGGCTCTCGATCACCGATTTCCTCGCCTATGACGATGCCGCGACCGAGACCAACTGGCGCGTCCGCGAAGGCTATGGCGCGCTGCTCGCCGCGCGCTTGCCGCAGGTCGAGCTGCGGCTGGCGACGCCCGTCCGGCGCGTCGCGCTCAGCGACCGCGGCGTGAGGATCGAGACCGATCGCGGCACGGTGACGGCTGGGGCGGCGATCGTCACCGCCTCCACCAACGTCCTCGCCAGCGGCACGATCGTGTTCGATGCGGACGCGACAGACCATCTCCATGCGGCGAGCCAATTGCCGCTCGGGCTGGCCGACAAGCTGTTCTTCGAACTGGTCGGCGATCACGATTTCGAAACCGAGACCCACCTGATCGGCAATCCGCGCGACGCCAACACCGGCAGCTATTATATCCGTGGGCTCGGCCGGCCGGTGATCGAAGCGTTCTTCGGCGGCCCCGGCGCGGAGCTGCTCGAACGCGGCGGCATCGTCGAGGCGTTCAAGATCGCTTCCGACGAACTCGCCGCATTGCTGGGAAGCGACGTGCGCCGCCATCTGCGGCCGATCGCCGCATCTGCATGGTGCAGAACGGCATGGATCAACGGATCGTACAGCCATGCCCTGCCCGGTCAGGCGCACGCCCGCGCGACCCTCGCCCGCCCGATCGGCGACCGCATCGTCTTCGCCGGCGAGGCGACTCACGTCACCGATTTCTCCACCGCGCATGGCGCATGGGAGAGCGGCGTCCGCGCGGCGCGGGAGGTGCTGGCGCGACGCGATATTTGA
- a CDS encoding DUF2934 domain-containing protein gives MEQDRISLVRQRAHAIWIEQGQPEGAADQHWAQAEAEFDAAEASATTTPATESADTAVAEPEAPAEPAPLAEPDVVATPEPVAATPAPAPAKKTVKRKVKPLNPIR, from the coding sequence ATGGAACAGGATCGGATCTCGCTAGTCCGTCAGCGCGCACATGCGATCTGGATTGAGCAAGGCCAGCCCGAGGGCGCTGCCGACCAGCATTGGGCGCAGGCCGAAGCCGAGTTCGACGCCGCCGAGGCCTCCGCAACGACCACGCCCGCGACCGAGAGCGCGGACACCGCGGTTGCCGAACCCGAAGCCCCTGCGGAACCCGCTCCGCTCGCCGAGCCGGACGTCGTGGCGACGCCTGAACCGGTGGCGGCAACGCCCGCACCTGCGCCCGCTAAGAAGACGGTGAAGCGCAAGGTGAAACCGCTCAACCCGATCCGCTGA
- the glgX gene encoding glycogen debranching protein GlgX, giving the protein MRPTADRLDGGSPYPLGATFDGLGVNFAIFSAHAEKIELCLFEPSGKREIARYTLPEWTDEVWHGYLPDARPGLLYGYRAYGRYAPEEGHRFNPNKLLLDPYARRLSGAIKWSDVLHGYPVRGRRADLGFDKRDSAPAMPKGIVTNDAFDWSRDVRPNTPWSETVIYEAHAKGLTKLLDLVPPRERGTFAALSHPHVIDHLKRLGVTALELMPIHAFTQDRFLQERGLRNYWGYNSLSFFAPEPGYFSSDSHDELRLAVRRLHAAGIEVILDVVYNHSCEGSELGPTLSWRGIDNATYYRLVPDQPRYCINDTGTGNTFKLDHARVIQMVADSLRYWATSFGIDGFRFDLGLTLGRTDNGFDPNAGFFDVLRQDPILGQLKLITEPWDVGMGGYQLGNFGPGFAEWNDKYRDTVRGFWRGDPGKRGDLAARLAGSGDLFDRRARRPWASVNFVTSHDGFTLADLVSYEERHNEANGENNNDGHDNNISRNWGAEGPTEDEAILKTRGTVQRSMLVTLFAALGTPMLVAGDEFGRTQHGNNNAYCQDNEISWLDWAQAESPEGQTLYTFTSRLIALRKKHPVLRSANFLYGENSPGYGINDIEWWDERGEALSGEDWDNPDGRALAMRRAVALDDGRIEAITLLMNAGEDAITFTLPAPSSDRKVLIDSAQPDLEPVEIGDTYEVQPHAAVLIRWLADKVDP; this is encoded by the coding sequence TTGCGTCCAACTGCCGACCGCCTCGATGGCGGATCGCCCTATCCGCTCGGCGCGACCTTCGACGGGCTGGGCGTCAATTTCGCCATCTTCTCCGCCCACGCCGAAAAGATCGAATTGTGCCTGTTCGAGCCGAGCGGCAAGCGCGAGATCGCCCGCTACACGCTCCCCGAGTGGACCGATGAAGTGTGGCATGGCTACCTGCCCGATGCGCGGCCGGGGCTGCTCTACGGTTACCGCGCGTATGGCCGGTATGCGCCCGAGGAGGGGCACCGCTTCAACCCCAACAAGCTGCTGCTCGATCCCTATGCGCGCCGGTTGTCGGGCGCGATCAAGTGGAGCGACGTGCTGCACGGCTATCCGGTACGCGGTCGCCGCGCCGATCTCGGCTTCGACAAGCGCGACAGCGCGCCGGCGATGCCCAAGGGAATCGTCACCAACGATGCGTTCGACTGGTCGCGCGACGTGCGCCCCAACACGCCCTGGTCAGAGACGGTCATCTACGAAGCACACGCCAAGGGGCTGACCAAGCTGCTCGATCTCGTGCCGCCGCGCGAACGTGGCACCTTCGCCGCGCTGTCGCACCCGCATGTGATCGATCACCTCAAGCGGCTCGGCGTCACCGCGCTCGAACTGATGCCGATCCACGCCTTCACGCAGGATCGCTTCCTTCAGGAGCGCGGCCTGCGCAATTACTGGGGCTATAACAGCCTCAGCTTCTTCGCGCCCGAACCCGGCTATTTCTCCAGCGATTCGCACGACGAACTTCGGCTGGCGGTGCGGCGGCTTCACGCCGCCGGGATCGAAGTGATCCTCGACGTCGTCTACAACCATAGCTGCGAGGGAAGCGAACTCGGCCCGACGCTGTCGTGGCGCGGGATCGACAATGCGACCTATTACCGGCTGGTGCCGGACCAGCCGCGCTATTGCATCAACGATACCGGCACCGGTAACACCTTCAAGCTCGATCACGCGCGCGTCATCCAGATGGTCGCGGATTCGCTGCGCTATTGGGCGACCTCGTTCGGGATCGACGGCTTCCGCTTCGATCTCGGGCTGACGCTCGGGCGAACGGACAATGGCTTCGATCCCAACGCCGGCTTCTTCGACGTGCTGCGGCAGGACCCGATCCTCGGCCAGTTGAAGCTCATCACCGAGCCGTGGGATGTCGGCATGGGCGGCTATCAGCTCGGCAATTTCGGGCCGGGCTTCGCCGAGTGGAACGACAAATACCGCGACACGGTGCGCGGCTTTTGGCGCGGCGACCCCGGCAAGCGTGGCGATCTCGCCGCGCGGCTCGCCGGGTCGGGCGATCTGTTCGACCGGCGCGCGCGGCGGCCGTGGGCGAGCGTCAATTTTGTGACCAGCCACGACGGCTTCACGCTCGCCGATCTCGTCTCCTATGAGGAGCGCCACAACGAGGCCAATGGCGAGAACAACAACGACGGTCACGACAACAACATCTCGCGCAACTGGGGTGCGGAGGGGCCGACCGAAGACGAAGCCATCCTCAAGACGCGCGGCACGGTACAGCGCTCGATGCTGGTGACGCTGTTCGCCGCGCTCGGCACGCCGATGCTGGTGGCGGGGGACGAGTTCGGCCGCACGCAGCACGGCAACAACAACGCTTATTGTCAGGACAATGAGATCAGTTGGCTCGACTGGGCGCAGGCGGAAAGCCCGGAAGGCCAGACGCTTTACACCTTCACGTCGCGGCTGATCGCGCTGCGCAAGAAGCATCCCGTGTTGCGCTCGGCCAACTTCCTGTATGGCGAAAATTCGCCCGGTTACGGCATCAACGATATCGAATGGTGGGACGAGCGCGGCGAAGCGCTTTCGGGCGAGGACTGGGATAATCCTGACGGGCGCGCGCTAGCGATGCGCCGTGCGGTCGCGCTCGACGACGGGCGGATCGAGGCGATCACGCTGTTGATGAACGCGGGCGAGGATGCCATCACCTTCACGCTGCCGGCACCGTCCTCGGACCGCAAGGTGCTGATCGACAGCGCTCAGCCGGACCTCGAACCCGTCGAGATCGGCGACACCTATGAGGTGCAGCCGCACGCCGCGGTGCTGATCCGCTGGCTGGCGGACAAGGTGGACCCATGA
- the treZ gene encoding malto-oligosyltrehalose trehalohydrolase has product MNLWGPRVAADDRTLFRLWAPDRDAVTLEIDGAEPVGMTARDGGWFEAEATAPAGTRYRFRLNADLAVPDPASRLQSGGVHGWSVVVPTPFVPSEIEAQGGASSLGLSTSLGTNEGWFGRPWEEAVIQEVHVGVLGGYDGVAETLPALAELGITAIELMPIAAFAGSRNWGYDGVLPFAPAEAYGSPHDLRALVDRAHELGMMILLDVVYNHFGPDGNYLGAYAGDFFHADRDTPWGGAVAVDRPEVAAYFLENALMWIEDYGFDGLRFDAVHAIGNTAFLDRMAAEIRARVAPERHVHLVLENESNDAARLGDDGFDAQWNDDFHNVMHVLLTGESEGYYAAFAENSTQKLARCLGEGFVYQGEAMPTHDGKARGTPSGHLPPTAFVAFLQNHDQIGNRALGERLTTLVAPERLAAATALLLLCPQIPLLFMGDEAGSQTPFYFFTDFHDELADVVREGRRKEFAHFEAFSSESARESIPDPNAHETFAASRPIPHDEAVRWRALYRDLLALRHTAIVPRLRGATADGAEMLGEGAVQAVWTLGDGAVLTLAINLGTEPVAVRGDAPLYALGTPGAPASFAAWIKDAA; this is encoded by the coding sequence ATGAACCTGTGGGGGCCACGCGTTGCGGCGGACGACCGCACGCTCTTTCGGCTGTGGGCGCCCGATCGTGACGCGGTGACGCTGGAGATCGACGGCGCGGAGCCGGTCGGGATGACCGCACGTGACGGCGGCTGGTTCGAGGCGGAGGCGACTGCGCCGGCGGGCACGCGCTACCGCTTCCGGCTGAATGCCGACCTAGCCGTGCCGGACCCGGCGTCGCGGTTGCAGTCGGGTGGCGTGCATGGCTGGAGCGTCGTCGTGCCAACCCCGTTCGTGCCGAGCGAAATCGAGGCGCAAGGCGGTGCGTCATCCCTCGGTCTCTCGACTTCGCTCGGCACGAACGAAGGCTGGTTTGGCCGCCCGTGGGAAGAAGCGGTCATCCAGGAAGTCCATGTCGGCGTGCTCGGCGGCTATGACGGTGTCGCCGAAACGCTGCCCGCGCTCGCCGAGCTTGGTATCACCGCGATCGAACTGATGCCGATCGCCGCGTTCGCGGGGTCGCGCAACTGGGGCTATGACGGCGTGCTGCCGTTCGCGCCCGCCGAGGCTTATGGTTCGCCGCACGATTTGCGCGCTCTGGTCGATCGCGCGCACGAACTGGGGATGATGATCCTGCTCGACGTGGTCTACAACCATTTCGGGCCGGACGGGAATTATCTCGGCGCGTATGCGGGCGACTTCTTCCATGCCGATCGCGATACGCCGTGGGGCGGGGCGGTGGCGGTCGATCGGCCCGAGGTCGCGGCGTACTTCCTCGAAAACGCGCTGATGTGGATCGAGGACTATGGTTTCGACGGGCTGCGCTTCGATGCGGTCCATGCGATCGGCAACACCGCGTTCCTTGACCGGATGGCAGCGGAGATCCGCGCGAGGGTCGCGCCCGAGCGGCATGTTCACCTCGTCCTCGAAAACGAGAGCAACGACGCGGCGCGGCTTGGCGACGACGGCTTCGACGCGCAGTGGAACGATGATTTCCACAACGTCATGCACGTCCTGCTGACCGGCGAAAGCGAAGGCTATTACGCGGCTTTCGCCGAAAATTCGACGCAGAAGCTCGCGCGCTGTCTCGGCGAAGGCTTCGTCTACCAGGGCGAGGCTATGCCGACTCATGATGGCAAAGCGCGCGGTACGCCGAGCGGGCATCTGCCGCCGACCGCGTTCGTGGCCTTCCTCCAGAACCATGACCAGATCGGCAATCGTGCGCTCGGCGAGCGTCTGACCACGCTCGTGGCGCCCGAACGGCTCGCGGCGGCGACCGCGCTGCTATTGCTCTGCCCGCAAATTCCATTGCTGTTCATGGGCGACGAGGCGGGTTCGCAGACGCCGTTCTACTTCTTCACCGATTTCCATGACGAACTCGCCGATGTCGTGCGCGAAGGACGGCGCAAGGAGTTCGCGCATTTCGAGGCGTTCTCGTCCGAATCGGCGCGGGAGAGCATTCCCGATCCCAATGCGCACGAGACCTTCGCGGCCTCTCGCCCGATTCCGCACGATGAGGCGGTTCGATGGCGCGCGCTATACCGTGACCTGCTGGCGCTCCGACATACGGCGATCGTACCCCGCTTGCGCGGAGCCACCGCTGACGGCGCGGAGATGCTGGGCGAGGGCGCGGTTCAGGCGGTGTGGACGCTCGGCGACGGCGCGGTGCTGACGCTTGCGATCAACCTCGGGACCGAGCCGGTCGCGGTGCGGGGAGACGCACCGCTCTACGCGCTCGGCACGCCCGGCGCGCCGGCGAGCTTCGCCGCCTGGATCAAGGACGCCGCATGA